Below is a genomic region from Bradyrhizobium sp. 1(2017).
CCCGCGCTGAACGGACATCCCATGCTCGATGCCGCCAAATCCCAATCGCCGGACAAAGCCGCCACGACGCACGCGCTCGATCCGCTGACGACCGAAGAGATCACCGCGGCCTGCACTTTGGTGCGTGCAGCGGCGGCCTCGCCGGAGAATTGCCGCTTCCCGAGCGTGCGGTTGGAGGAGCCGACCAAGCAGGAGCTGGCCGCGGGCGGGGCAGGGCGCCGCGCCTTCGTGCTGACGCTGGATGTGACGACGGGAGAGGCGATCGAGCACGTCGTCGATCTCGGCCGCAGCGAGATCGTGGCGCGAAAACTCCTCCCGAACCGCGAGGCGCCCTATGGCCAGCCGCCGGTGATGCTGGAGGAGTTCTTCAAGTGCGAGGCCGTGGTGAAGGCCGATTCCGGCTGGCGCGCCGCGATGCGGCGGCGCGGGCTCAGCGATGAGGAGATCGAGCTCGTCCAGGTCGACCCGTTCTCCTCGGGCTTCTTCGACAAGGAATTCGAACGCGGTGCGCGCATCGTGCGCGCGGTCAGTTATTTTCGCGAGCATCCCCAGGACAACGGCTACGCCCATCCGATCGAGGGCGTCGTCGCCGTCGTCGATCTGATCGGCGGCAAGGTCATCGACCTCACCGACGAGGATCCGATCGTGCCGATTCCGCGCAAGAAGCGGAACTACGGCGCGCATGAGGTCAAGAGCCCACGCACCGACATCAAGCCGCTGCATATCGAGCAGCCGGAGGGTGCTAGTTTTCGCGTCGACGGCTGGAAGGTCGATTGGCAGAAATGGAGCTTCCGCATCGGCTTCACGCCGCGCGAGGGCCTCGTGCTGCATCGGCTCGCCTACCAGGACGGCGCACGCAAGCGCTCGCTGATCCATCGCGCCAGCGTCACCGAGATGGTGGTGCCTTACGCCGATCCGACCGCGAACCATTTCTGGAAGTCGGCGTTCGATGCCGGCGAATACGGGCTCGGCATGCTCGCCAACGCACTCGAGCTCGGCTGCGACTGTCTCGGCCACATCCACTATTTCGACGTGCCGGCCGCGGACAGCAAGGGCGAGCCCTTTATCATGCAGAACGCCATCTGCATGCATGAGGAAGACTATGGCATCGCCTGGAAGCACTACGAATTCCGCAACGGCCTGTTCGAGGTCCGCCGCTCGCGGCGGCTCGTGATCTCGTTCTTCGCGACAGTCGGCAATTACGATTACGGCTTCTACTGGTATCTCTACCAGGACGGCACGATCCAGCTGGAGACCAAGCTCACCGGCATCATCCAGACCGCAGCCGTGCCATCAGGCCAGATGTACAAATGGGGCGGGATGGTCGACGACAATCTGGGCGGACCGACGCACCAGCACTTCTTCAACGTCCGCCTGCACATGGATCTCGACGACGGCGGCAACACCGTCACCGAGCACGATTTCGTGCCGCGGCCCTGGGGTGCCGACAATCCGCACGGCAACGTGTTCGACGCCACGACACGCGTGCTGTCGCGCGAGCGTGACGCGGCGGGGATCGCCAATGGCGAAACCGGCCGGTTCTGGAAGATCAGCAATCCCAACGAAACCAACTCGGTCGGCAATGCGCCGGCCTACAAGCTCGTCGTCAATCCGAGCCCGCTGATGCTGGCACAGGAGGGCAGCTACGTGCGCAAGCGCGGCGGCTTCGCGACCAAGCATGTCTGGGTGACGGCGTTCGATCCGGCCGAGAAATACGCGAGCGGCGACTATCCCAACGTCCATGCCGGCGGCGACGGCCTGCCGCGCTATGCTGCGAAGGACCGCAACATCGAGAATGCCGATATCGTGGTGTGGCACTCCTTCGGCCATACCCACGTCTGCAAGCCCGAGGACTTCCCGATCATGCCGGTCGAATATGCCGGCTTCGTGCTGAAGCCGACCGGCTTCTTCGCCGCCAACGCGGCCGGCGATATCCCACCGGACCGCAACGGCCGCAGCGTGCTGGCGGGCGCGAGCAACGGCGCCCGCGAATCGTGCTGTGGCGGGAGCGAGGCGTAGTACCTGCGCGGTAACAGGCCGGTCGTTTCCAGCCATTGCCGAAAAGTCAGATCGTCTTTCTATCTAGAAGCATTCCAGATGCTCGATCACGGCGAGGACCGAGATCGCCGCTCGCATATGCGTCGGCTGCGCAGCGCCGCAGGCGCTCATTCGGCATGAGTGCATTGGTCGCGCATGCTGCGCACACGTCTGGAGAAATTCTAACGTTGTTCCTATCGCACTCCCAAACCGCCTGAGTTAGGGCGGGGCATCAAGAACGGTACCGGCAAAGCCGGCAGTGCGTGGGGCTTTATAAGACGTGACAGACTTCCAATTTCCCTTGCGTTCCGACGCGCGTCGTCAACGCATTCAAATGCTTCTCCTTAGTGCAGTCAGCACCTTTGCTCTCGCGGTGCCCTTCGGCTCCGCGCAAGCCCAGACCCAGATTCCGTCGGTCACCGTGGAAGCGCCGGCGCAGCGCGCCCGGCCGGCGGCAA
It encodes:
- a CDS encoding primary-amine oxidase translates to MLDAAKSQSPDKAATTHALDPLTTEEITAACTLVRAAAASPENCRFPSVRLEEPTKQELAAGGAGRRAFVLTLDVTTGEAIEHVVDLGRSEIVARKLLPNREAPYGQPPVMLEEFFKCEAVVKADSGWRAAMRRRGLSDEEIELVQVDPFSSGFFDKEFERGARIVRAVSYFREHPQDNGYAHPIEGVVAVVDLIGGKVIDLTDEDPIVPIPRKKRNYGAHEVKSPRTDIKPLHIEQPEGASFRVDGWKVDWQKWSFRIGFTPREGLVLHRLAYQDGARKRSLIHRASVTEMVVPYADPTANHFWKSAFDAGEYGLGMLANALELGCDCLGHIHYFDVPAADSKGEPFIMQNAICMHEEDYGIAWKHYEFRNGLFEVRRSRRLVISFFATVGNYDYGFYWYLYQDGTIQLETKLTGIIQTAAVPSGQMYKWGGMVDDNLGGPTHQHFFNVRLHMDLDDGGNTVTEHDFVPRPWGADNPHGNVFDATTRVLSRERDAAGIANGETGRFWKISNPNETNSVGNAPAYKLVVNPSPLMLAQEGSYVRKRGGFATKHVWVTAFDPAEKYASGDYPNVHAGGDGLPRYAAKDRNIENADIVVWHSFGHTHVCKPEDFPIMPVEYAGFVLKPTGFFAANAAGDIPPDRNGRSVLAGASNGARESCCGGSEA